The region TAAAGAGCCATCGCCATAAGTAGCTGCGGATGATGCGTATATAAATCTAATTTCGTTTCTAAGAGCGAAGCTTGCTAAATCCCTGCTATAGTTATAGTTGTTCTCAATTAAATAACCTAGGTCTTTTTCTGTCGTAGAACTGCAAGCGCCAAGATGGAATATAGTATCTATATTGCTAGAACCAAAATTATTACTTAAAATTCTGGCCAGAAAATCTCTCTTATCGATCAATTCATCGAATTTTAAATTGGCTAAATTCTTCTGCCCCTCATTCTCCCCTAACTCATCGACAATAATAATATCTTCTAACCCTTTTTTGTTTAAAGCCCATACTATTCCGCTGCCGATAAAACCACAGCCGCCTGTTACAATTATTTTATCTCTCATCTAATGACTCACTCTATTAACCAGATCAGATATTCTAGAAGCAAACTTTATGCAGTTATCTTCAACTCTCTTATCTGGAGAGCCAATACTTACCACGCCATAATGGTCGCCTTTAGGATCGCCCTGAACTATCATGCCGTGAATTAACATCGCATTTATGATATCTAAAACTGTCGTCTCATTACCCCCTGCTATATTTGCAGCTGAAGAGAATGCAGCTCCAACCTTGCCATCCAACTGGCCATGAAACTTTACACTCCTATCAAAGACCTGCTTTACTTCTGCTGCCATAGAGCCGTAGTAAGTCGGAGAGCCCACAATGATAGCATCATATTTTAAAAGCTGATCCACTTCTATATCTGAAGTGATTCTTAAATCACAATCCATACTTTTAGATAACTCCGCTGCAATTAATTTGGCCATCTTCTCGGTATTACCTGTTTTAGAACAATAGAGAACTAAAGCTTTCGCCATCTCTAACCTCCTTTTTGATTAAGGATTGTCAAAATACTGTCCTTCGTTAAATAGCGGCCGCAAGAAAATTTTTCACCTTCAGAGCAATACCCCAACGAGGCACATCTGGCATCAACATCCTTAAATAAGGCGGGTAGATTATCTTGGCATATTTTAAGCATCTCTTGAGCAAGAGCTCTTATCTCCCATTGAGCCCGAGTACACAGTCTGAGCTTAAAGAAATGTATTAACTCTCTTAAATTCATTGAGATCACTATCTTTGTCTCACAAGCTCCGGGAAGAACAAACCTCACATCCTGATTAGCTTCCTCGCCAGATAACCCCTCCTTTTTAAGGAGATCCAGCATCTTATTGTAAGAACTCTGAATACCAAACAGCAAGTCTTCAAATATCTTTTTAATCTCAGGATTGCTCTTTATAGAATCAGGTACTATATAATCAAAATCCCGCTCTCTCACATAGCGCTGACTCTGCTGAGAAAAAGAAGCCATTCTATGCCTCACAAGCTGATGCGAACATACTCGAGAGATACCCTCTATCGCAAAAGTAAAACTCGCATGCTCTAAGGGGCTCTCATGACCTGAGACTAATATCTTTTCAATAAAGTTCTCGATCTTCTCATTATCCTCAACATCATCAAAGATATCTCCTGTAGCATTGCTGCTATAACATTGACGGGCAGCTGAATAGATAACTTTAAGCGCTGCTGGTGTCTGAGCTAGCAATTTAACTTTTAGCTTAGATTCTGCCATACTACTTTGTCTCTATCTGTCTCAAGAGAGCATCTTCAGCAAATATTGGGACCTCAGCCCGAAGAGCCAAGGCTACTGAGTCAGAAGGCCTGGCATCTATCTCTATTACTTCACCATCCTCACGTTCTATTATAATCTTGGCATAGAATATGCTGTTCTCAAGCCTCTCCACTACTATCTTATCCAGCCTTCCTTTAAGTCTTCTTATAATATTATTTAAAAGATCATGAGTAAGAGGTCGAGGCGAGTTAAATCCGCTCACCTTCATCTTTATAGCGCTAGCCTCTATTATACCTATCACAATTGGAAGCAGTCTCTCGCCGTCCTTCTCTTTTAAAACTATTACCTGCTCTCCACGATGTTCGTCTATCCTAATCCTCACTAAATCCATCTCTATAAGTTCTTTCATATTCAAATCCTTAAATAATATGTCTAAGATCTGTAATCACGGATAAAATTCTCAATAGACCTATCATATGTCTTCTCTTCACTGCTGTTAAAATAACAGGCTGGGAGCTCCCCCCTATCCCTGTGATACTTTATGCATTCACAGCAGATACCTTTCTTGCTGCAGCTAGAGTAACTGCAATTACAGAATTTCATATTCTGATCTTTTTTACATTCCATAGCAATATCTATTTATGAATTTTAACCTCTATAAAAATGTGTGTCAAGCGAGGACTAATTAGTCTCCAGCGCTATAAGACTGTGAAAAACTAAAAGGATGTTCAGGGAAAGCCTTACAGGTAAATACCACAAATATAGCTTTGTCATTATCCAGATTGTTGTTTATGAAGGAAAGCTTCCCGTCCCAGCAGTGAAGGTCTCTGTATATAGTAAATTCCTGACGTTCAAAAGATGAGCTTTGGAATTCATACCTCTGATAGACCCTGAATTTCCACTTCTCATTTATTCTATAATTAAAATCAGTTGTGAACTGAGCTGATGTATCTCTCTCATATCTATCTCCCAAAGATAACTGCCATCTATCTTTGTCTATAACCACATCAAAGCTGGCAGTATTTAATCTGCCAGATTTTATATCATAATTATAATCATTCTCGAAACGGAACCAATCTCCAGGCCTGTAATCAAGTTCTAATTTAGCTTCACCCCACCTGCTTCCCTCAGCAATAGAACAATCATAATAAGCAGAGATATCAGCCTGAAATAGATCTCTCTTTTTAATATCTTCATCAACCTCTGACTTTGTCTGCCACAGATTCTCTAGAGTGAGGGTTATCCTGCTCTTTCTCTCTACCTCATCCACTTCATCAAACTGTATTAGATCTGCTCTGGATATTGTAGGCTCGGTTATATACTCATAATTAAATATCGGTGTAACAACATGCCTCACGGAATCAACTTGTGTAAAAAGAAAATTTCCGGAAGCAGGGTTGAAAACTTTATAGAACCTCATTGAACTATCGAATCCAGCATAGAGATTTCCTCTTAAGATATGCTCCTTACCGCTAACCTTTTTAGAGTAGAATGTCTCTCTCACGCCCAGGTAAGGACTAAAATTAAGAAAGCCTAAATACTTCTTTACGTGGCTTAACTCATTGTAGGTGTCAAACCTCCAAACATCATAATCAATATCTGAGTCAGCATATTTTTTTGTCAAATTAGAGAAGAAAGTATTAGAGCTGTAATAATAATTTGTCTTCTTAATCCTGAGGTCGTTGACATCAACCCCCAACTCAGGAAGCCTCTCAACTTCGGTTAAAAAATGATTTGCCCGTTTTTTTATGTTTAGACTGAGATTAGCATTAGAATATCTTCTTATCATGTAGAGATAGGTCTCTGGATCTGAATCCTCGTCGTGCTCTCTCTCAAAATAATCTTTCAGAAAATCTATATCGCTGATCTTATTATACTCTGCATATATTGAGGTCCTATCGTCCGGATTCCAGCTATGCCTAAGGCTTACTCTAAACCTATCATTATCTTGATAAGCAGAGTCCTTTTCATTCATATAGTAATATTTAACAACACCATCTCCGACAGGACTCTTATACTGATGTTCCACACCGTGGGCAATACCTTTTTTCTCCCGATAATCCAGTCTCAGGAGACCTTCGTTCTCATCATCAAGAGAATACCTATATGAGCCTAGGAGATACCAGCCCCATTTATCACTCTTCCCCGGTATAATCATAAAAGGAGCCTTCTTATCTTTTAAAGACTGTTTAAAATAAGGCAGATAAAATATAGGAGTATTGCGGACATAGAATACGACATGTTTTGCAATGATCTTATCTTCAGGAAATATTTTAATCGTCTTTGCCTCTAACTTATAATGAGGATCTTCTAAGTCGCATGTTGTCATATAGGCTTGCTTAACTAAATATTTAGACTCCTCATACTCTTGAGCTTCTAGACCCTTGCCGTACCAAGGTCCGTAATCTTTAAAAGTCGGCTCTATAATCTTACCTTCATTGTTCTTAAAAGAATAACTTATCTCCTCGGCATAAAAGACAGCATCATCTTTTAAAAATTTCACATCTCCCTGAGCCAGGGCTTTCTCTTCATCAAGCCAGACAGTTATCTTGTCTGCATACAGCTTCATCCCTTTAGATATTACCTCTACATTACCTTCTCCCACCATAACCTGCCTCGTAGGATCATACTCAACCTTATCACCATTGACAGTCACTGGACTCTTTGGCTTGACCTCATCAGATAAACCAATCCTCGCTAAAAACGGCAGCAATAAAAGGAGGGTGACTATAAAACCAATCTGCTTTGAATCTATCTGTTCTGATTTAAAAAACATAAATATCTCTACAGTTTAAAAAATAATTAGGCTTTAACTTTCTTAACTTTTTCCCAATCCTTCAAGAACCGCTCTATACCGATATCAGTAAGAGGATGATTGAAGAGCTTATTTAAAACGCTAAAAGGTAGGGTTACAATATCGGCACCTATTAAGGCGGCCTCTACGACATGTATCGGATGCCTTACACTTGCTACAATTATTTCAGTATTGAAATCGTAATTACCATATATATCTTTTATAGCTTCCACCAGCCCCATCCCATGAGAACTTATATCATCAAGCCTGCCTATAAAAGGACTGACATAGTTAGCTCCGGCTTTAGCAGCAAGTAATGCCTGAGCAGGAGAGAAACAGAGCGTAGCATTAGACTTAATACCCTCAGCATTTAATATCTTTACGGTTTTCAAACCTTCTTTTGTGAGGGGAACTTTTATAACAACATTTTCACCGTACTGGCTAAGCTCTCTAGCCTCCTTAATCATGCCATTAGAATCCTCAGCTATAACCTCAAGAGAGACAGGTCCGGATACAATTCCTACAATCTCTGCTGCAATCTCATTAAAAGAACTGCCCTCTTTTGAAACCAACGTAGGGTTGGTAGTCACTCCGTCCAATACCCCCCAACTATAAGCCTCTCTAATCTCATCTATATTTGCAGTATCTAAGAAAAATTTCATCTGGTCTCCTTTATATTAAATTATCTCTGCCCAAAAGCCCTGCCCCTATAACCCCGGATCTATCTTTAAAACGAGCTTTAACTATTTTAACACTCTTTGCCTGAATGTCCATAGCTTGCTCTTTAAGGTAACCCCTTAACGGTTTAAAGAGACTCTCTCCTGCATTAGATACCCCGCCTCCGATTACAATCTTCTCCAGGTTCAAAACATTGACAACTCCAACTAAAGCCTGGGTCAATTTAGAGGCTGCATAGTCCCAAAATTCGATCGAAAACTTATCCCCTAAAATAGCAGCGCGAGTAACATCTTCGAGTTTTAACTCAGTAAAATCTATCTTATTTAAAATACTCTTACTATATTTAAGTCGCCTCTTAAGATAACCAATTAACCTTCTATTACCAACATAGCTCTCTAAACATCCTCTATTACCGCAACTGCACTTAGGACCTTTAGTGCTCAACTGTATGTGGCCAACTTCAGCGACAGCATTATTACATCCTCGATAGACCTCTCCATTTAATATTAAGCCTCCACCAACACCTGTACCTAAAGCAACCATCAGCATATTGCTGCAACCCTTGCCGGAGCCAAAGTGATACTCCGCAAGAGCAGCCAGATTAACATCATTATCAATGAAGATAGGGACACCAACAGCCTCCACTAACATCTTTTTAAAATCAACATCATCCCAGTTGACTAAATTAGTAAGAGAATGAATATAGCCTCTCTCGTAGTCTATAAGTCCGGGTAATCCGCAAGCTAAAGATTTAATATGATATTTCTTTGACAAAACTTCAAAACGATCTTTGATTATTAAGATTACATCTCCAGGAGTTATCTCTCCGTTTAAAGCATATGTATTAAAATCTAGGAACTTCAATTCACGATCGAATAATCCTATTTTTAAATTAGTACCGCCAATATCCACTCCCATATAAGAACTTTTC is a window of Candidatus Kaelpia aquatica DNA encoding:
- a CDS encoding DUF6485 family protein; protein product: MECKKDQNMKFCNCSYSSCSKKGICCECIKYHRDRGELPACYFNSSEEKTYDRSIENFIRDYRS
- a CDS encoding ROK family protein; translation: MKSSYMGVDIGGTNLKIGLFDRELKFLDFNTYALNGEITPGDVILIIKDRFEVLSKKYHIKSLACGLPGLIDYERGYIHSLTNLVNWDDVDFKKMLVEAVGVPIFIDNDVNLAALAEYHFGSGKGCSNMLMVALGTGVGGGLILNGEVYRGCNNAVAEVGHIQLSTKGPKCSCGNRGCLESYVGNRRLIGYLKRRLKYSKSILNKIDFTELKLEDVTRAAILGDKFSIEFWDYAASKLTQALVGVVNVLNLEKIVIGGGVSNAGESLFKPLRGYLKEQAMDIQAKSVKIVKARFKDRSGVIGAGLLGRDNLI
- the fsa gene encoding fructose-6-phosphate aldolase, whose protein sequence is MKFFLDTANIDEIREAYSWGVLDGVTTNPTLVSKEGSSFNEIAAEIVGIVSGPVSLEVIAEDSNGMIKEARELSQYGENVVIKVPLTKEGLKTVKILNAEGIKSNATLCFSPAQALLAAKAGANYVSPFIGRLDDISSHGMGLVEAIKDIYGNYDFNTEIIVASVRHPIHVVEAALIGADIVTLPFSVLNKLFNHPLTDIGIERFLKDWEKVKKVKA
- a CDS encoding NAD(P)H-dependent oxidoreductase, with amino-acid sequence MAKALVLYCSKTGNTEKMAKLIAAELSKSMDCDLRITSDIEVDQLLKYDAIIVGSPTYYGSMAAEVKQVFDRSVKFHGQLDGKVGAAFSSAANIAGGNETTVLDIINAMLIHGMIVQGDPKGDHYGVVSIGSPDKRVEDNCIKFASRISDLVNRVSH
- the thyX gene encoding FAD-dependent thymidylate synthase, with amino-acid sequence MAESKLKVKLLAQTPAALKVIYSAARQCYSSNATGDIFDDVEDNEKIENFIEKILVSGHESPLEHASFTFAIEGISRVCSHQLVRHRMASFSQQSQRYVRERDFDYIVPDSIKSNPEIKKIFEDLLFGIQSSYNKMLDLLKKEGLSGEEANQDVRFVLPGACETKIVISMNLRELIHFFKLRLCTRAQWEIRALAQEMLKICQDNLPALFKDVDARCASLGYCSEGEKFSCGRYLTKDSILTILNQKGG
- the lptD gene encoding LPS assembly protein LptD, yielding MFFKSEQIDSKQIGFIVTLLLLLPFLARIGLSDEVKPKSPVTVNGDKVEYDPTRQVMVGEGNVEVISKGMKLYADKITVWLDEEKALAQGDVKFLKDDAVFYAEEISYSFKNNEGKIIEPTFKDYGPWYGKGLEAQEYEESKYLVKQAYMTTCDLEDPHYKLEAKTIKIFPEDKIIAKHVVFYVRNTPIFYLPYFKQSLKDKKAPFMIIPGKSDKWGWYLLGSYRYSLDDENEGLLRLDYREKKGIAHGVEHQYKSPVGDGVVKYYYMNEKDSAYQDNDRFRVSLRHSWNPDDRTSIYAEYNKISDIDFLKDYFEREHDEDSDPETYLYMIRRYSNANLSLNIKKRANHFLTEVERLPELGVDVNDLRIKKTNYYYSSNTFFSNLTKKYADSDIDYDVWRFDTYNELSHVKKYLGFLNFSPYLGVRETFYSKKVSGKEHILRGNLYAGFDSSMRFYKVFNPASGNFLFTQVDSVRHVVTPIFNYEYITEPTISRADLIQFDEVDEVERKSRITLTLENLWQTKSEVDEDIKKRDLFQADISAYYDCSIAEGSRWGEAKLELDYRPGDWFRFENDYNYDIKSGRLNTASFDVVIDKDRWQLSLGDRYERDTSAQFTTDFNYRINEKWKFRVYQRYEFQSSSFERQEFTIYRDLHCWDGKLSFINNNLDNDKAIFVVFTCKAFPEHPFSFSQSYSAGD
- a CDS encoding bifunctional nuclease family protein — its product is MKELIEMDLVRIRIDEHRGEQVIVLKEKDGERLLPIVIGIIEASAIKMKVSGFNSPRPLTHDLLNNIIRRLKGRLDKIVVERLENSIFYAKIIIEREDGEVIEIDARPSDSVALALRAEVPIFAEDALLRQIETK